The Symphalangus syndactylus isolate Jambi chromosome 8, NHGRI_mSymSyn1-v2.1_pri, whole genome shotgun sequence genome includes a window with the following:
- the LOC129487454 gene encoding NADH dehydrogenase [ubiquinone] 1 beta subcomplex subunit 3-like has translation MAHGHGHEHGHRKMELPDYRQWKIEGTPLETIQKKLAAKGLRDPWGCNEAWRYKGSFAKSVSFFDVLFKGFKWGFAAFVVAVGAEYYLESLNKDKKHH, from the coding sequence ATGGCCCATGGACATGGACATGAGCATGGACATCGTAAAATGGAACTTCCAGATTACAGACAATGGAAGATAGAAGGGACACCATTGGAAACTATCCAGAAGAAGCTGGCTGCAAAAGGGCTAAGGGATCCATGGGGCTGCAATGAAGCTTGGAGATACAAGGGCAGCTTTGCAAAGAGTGTTTCCTTTTTTGATGTATTGTTTAAAGGATTCAAATGGGGATTTGCTGCATTTGTGGTAGCTGTAGGAGCTGAATATTACCTGGAGTCCCTGAATAAAGATAAGAAGCATCACTGA